One genomic window of Desmospora activa DSM 45169 includes the following:
- the rarD gene encoding EamA family transporter RarD gives MLNRLSDSVVGMIYTLAAFVVWGVLPIYWYFLKEIPAYEIFAHRILWSFVFAAFILLLIGGWPQVKKVLSNRVQASWVFLAAVLISVNWFIFIWAVTTNHVIGASLGYYINPLISIALGVIIFREKLNYWKVLSLLLAATGVLIMTIQFGQVPWVALIIALTFALYGAVKKVVKVEPLVSVTLETLFILPLVLTYLLFLQVKGTASLGHVSILETIFLLGAGAVTALPLLWFSKGAQKVPLSTIGFLQYINPTLQLLVGIYFFRETFTNTHFISFGFIWVALALFSLSQINFKRYLQVGVPVKDKCTE, from the coding sequence ATGTTGAATAGACTGTCTGATTCTGTTGTTGGAATGATTTACACTCTTGCAGCCTTTGTTGTCTGGGGTGTTTTGCCGATCTACTGGTATTTTCTCAAGGAAATACCTGCCTATGAAATTTTTGCTCACCGGATTCTATGGTCTTTCGTTTTTGCCGCATTCATCTTGTTGTTGATCGGTGGATGGCCACAAGTGAAAAAAGTGCTTTCCAATCGGGTTCAAGCTTCATGGGTGTTTTTAGCCGCTGTTTTAATTAGTGTAAACTGGTTCATTTTCATATGGGCGGTCACAACGAATCATGTGATCGGTGCAAGCTTAGGGTATTACATTAATCCTCTAATAAGTATTGCGTTAGGTGTCATCATTTTCCGGGAAAAATTGAATTACTGGAAGGTCCTTTCTCTGTTGCTTGCTGCCACCGGTGTGTTGATCATGACCATCCAATTCGGTCAAGTCCCCTGGGTTGCGCTGATCATTGCACTGACATTTGCCTTGTATGGGGCGGTGAAAAAAGTCGTCAAGGTCGAACCACTTGTTTCTGTGACCTTGGAAACGCTGTTCATTCTACCACTTGTCCTAACCTATCTTCTTTTCCTCCAGGTAAAAGGAACCGCGTCTCTCGGTCATGTGTCCATTCTTGAAACGATTTTCTTACTTGGTGCCGGCGCTGTCACTGCGCTCCCGCTTTTATGGTTCTCAAAAGGGGCACAAAAGGTCCCCTTATCGACGATCGGCTTCCTTCAATACATCAACCCGACCCTTCAGCTGCTCGTTGGAATCTATTTTTTCCGTGAAACATTCACGAATACACATTTTATCAGCTTTGGATTCATATGGGTCGCGCTCGCACTCTTCTCCTTGTCACAAATAAATTTCAAGCGGTATTTACAAGTAGGAGTTCCGGTAAAGGACAAGTGCACTGAGTAA
- a CDS encoding epoxide hydrolase family protein, with protein MSRLTSDVQAFEAHAPDTDLDDLRARLAAARLPEAETVYRAAPDPHRWKQGVPLADLVDVVNYWRTEYNWRSFETRLNQIGQFRTTIDDLGIHFLHRRSARADATPLILTHGWPGSIAEFTHVIDELADPKNADAPAFHVVVPSLPGFGYSDKPATTGWGTEKIAAAWVELMGRLGYSKFVAHGGDWGGNITTVLSGRFPEHVLGIHTTFAEGPPGLTTDGLTATERRWAEETRDFWSHRAAYAKQQATRPQTIGYSLVDSPVGLLAWILDKFAEWTDTEDSPFETISRDRVLDNVTLYWLTRTGASSARIYYESHNSLDPELRVDVPSAITMYPRDIEKCPRPWAQERYRQIVRWRSPETGGHFPSLEVPEYFVKDLQEGLAAVLAASGSSS; from the coding sequence ATGAGCCGTCTAACCAGCGACGTGCAAGCATTCGAAGCCCACGCACCCGACACTGACCTCGACGACCTGCGCGCGCGACTGGCCGCAGCACGGCTGCCGGAAGCTGAGACAGTTTACCGCGCCGCGCCCGACCCTCATCGATGGAAACAGGGCGTTCCTCTTGCCGACCTCGTGGACGTCGTGAACTACTGGCGCACGGAATACAACTGGCGGTCGTTTGAAACGCGCCTCAACCAGATCGGCCAGTTCCGCACGACCATTGATGATCTGGGAATCCACTTCCTGCACCGCCGATCCGCTCGCGCAGATGCCACTCCTCTGATCTTGACGCACGGCTGGCCAGGCAGCATTGCTGAGTTCACCCATGTAATAGACGAACTGGCAGATCCGAAAAACGCAGACGCACCAGCGTTCCACGTCGTAGTCCCGTCGCTGCCAGGTTTTGGTTACAGCGACAAACCGGCCACCACCGGGTGGGGAACCGAAAAGATCGCGGCCGCATGGGTGGAACTGATGGGGAGGCTCGGCTACAGCAAGTTTGTAGCCCACGGCGGCGACTGGGGAGGTAATATCACCACGGTCCTCAGCGGCAGGTTCCCGGAGCACGTTCTCGGCATCCACACAACGTTCGCAGAGGGCCCGCCCGGGTTGACAACGGATGGGCTGACGGCGACCGAACGCAGATGGGCCGAGGAAACCCGTGATTTCTGGAGCCACCGCGCGGCGTACGCGAAGCAGCAGGCGACCCGACCGCAGACCATTGGCTACTCGCTCGTCGACTCACCGGTCGGGCTTCTCGCATGGATCCTTGACAAGTTCGCTGAGTGGACAGATACCGAAGACAGCCCGTTCGAGACGATTTCCAGAGACCGCGTTCTTGATAACGTCACCCTGTATTGGCTGACGCGGACCGGCGCGTCGTCTGCCCGCATTTACTACGAAAGCCACAACTCACTCGACCCCGAACTTCGGGTCGATGTCCCGTCAGCAATCACTATGTATCCCCGCGACATTGAAAAGTGTCCGCGCCCCTGGGCACAGGAGCGGTACCGACAGATCGTTCGGTGGAGGTCGCCTGAAACCGGGGGACATTTCCCGTCGCTGGAGGTTCCCGAGTATTTCGTCAAGGATCTACAAGAAGGCCTCGCGGCGGTATTGGCCGCTAGCGGTAGTTCGTCATGA
- a CDS encoding helix-turn-helix domain-containing protein has translation MIKWNDIAWLPLNSLRAFAAIHETGSVGAAADSLKVTHVAVSQHLRGLEDRLQRKLFTRSGNRLVMLPEAADLAGRSRHFTIEHVPEIFEGCHRNPLGLVNNDQLDMADVGRLTRICHGISVFLFFTLYKLVRNCKLYLGI, from the coding sequence ATGATAAAGTGGAACGATATCGCTTGGTTGCCGCTGAATTCCCTTCGTGCCTTCGCGGCGATCCATGAAACCGGCTCTGTCGGTGCTGCTGCGGATTCGCTCAAGGTGACGCATGTCGCAGTAAGTCAGCATCTACGAGGCTTGGAAGACCGCTTGCAGCGCAAATTGTTTACTCGTTCCGGCAATCGTCTGGTCATGTTGCCGGAAGCCGCAGACTTGGCCGGGCGAAGCCGACACTTCACGATCGAACACGTCCCGGAGATATTCGAGGGCTGTCACCGAAATCCGCTCGGCCTCGTCAATAATGATCAGCTCGATATGGCTGATGTGGGGCGACTTACTCGTATCTGTCACGGTATCAGTGTATTCCTCTTTTTTACTTTATATAAATTGGTGCGAAACTGCAAACTATACCTAGGGATATGA
- a CDS encoding class I SAM-dependent methyltransferase, which translates to MKERDGTVQMNITIDLEPLAVFNSLVVELKAALDQKGIHLEEGTGGDLMQNNIAIGPEGLGDWITDRRARRPSGSQARATYRDPLYHYPNFRVILSELALTPTDYLLEVGCGGGALLKEALQSGCRAAAVDHSPDMVQAARDANHHAVATGCLEVLEADAHCLPFSDNTFTSAVMTGVLGFLSDPVKILSEIRRVLCEGGRLIVSGSDPELRGTPAAPEPMESRLRFYEDNDLRNLAKEAGFEQFTVLQRNLERFARETGIPQEHLSLFKGHASRFLYASKGREG; encoded by the coding sequence GTGAAAGAGCGTGATGGAACTGTCCAAATGAATATCACTATTGACCTAGAGCCTTTGGCTGTTTTCAACTCCTTGGTTGTGGAGTTAAAAGCGGCACTGGATCAGAAAGGGATTCATTTAGAAGAGGGTACCGGTGGGGACTTAATGCAAAATAATATAGCAATCGGCCCGGAAGGATTGGGTGACTGGATTACTGACCGCAGGGCACGACGCCCCTCAGGTTCACAAGCCCGTGCCACTTATCGGGATCCTCTCTATCATTATCCCAACTTTCGAGTCATCTTGTCGGAACTTGCATTGACACCGACCGATTATTTGCTTGAAGTTGGCTGTGGCGGCGGTGCTCTGCTGAAAGAGGCACTACAGAGCGGATGCCGAGCCGCTGCGGTCGACCACAGCCCGGATATGGTACAGGCGGCACGGGACGCAAACCACCATGCGGTGGCTACGGGCTGCCTGGAAGTTCTGGAGGCTGATGCCCATTGCTTACCTTTTTCCGATAATACGTTTACGTCGGCGGTAATGACCGGTGTATTGGGTTTTTTGTCCGATCCAGTTAAGATCCTGTCGGAAATTCGTCGAGTGTTGTGTGAAGGCGGTCGCCTCATTGTTTCGGGAAGCGATCCCGAGCTTCGGGGCACACCTGCTGCACCGGAGCCGATGGAATCGCGACTTCGCTTCTATGAGGACAATGATCTGAGAAATCTGGCCAAAGAAGCCGGCTTTGAACAGTTTACGGTTCTTCAACGCAATCTGGAACGTTTCGCGCGGGAAACGGGAATACCGCAAGAACACCTCTCTCTCTTTAAAGGGCATGCTTCCCGTTTCCTGTATGCGAGTAAAGGCAGAGAGGGATAA
- a CDS encoding Type 1 glutamine amidotransferase-like domain-containing protein: MKLLLTSGGIINSTIHNALVDMLGKPIADSNALCIPTAMYGHPWVGPGVKAWQFISGNSKNPMVDLGWKSVGVLELTALPSIDEDRWLPLVRETDVLLVAGGDALYLYHWMRQSGLADLLPSLDAVYVGMSAGSMVMAPNIGEEFVGWRPPTGGDKILDLVDFAMFPHLDHEMLPDNTLANAEKWAAGISVPGYAIDDQTAIKVTDGAVEVVSEGQWKLFTP, from the coding sequence ATGAAACTTCTGCTAACTTCCGGGGGCATCATTAACTCGACTATCCACAACGCGCTGGTTGACATGCTGGGCAAGCCGATCGCCGACTCTAACGCTCTGTGCATCCCTACCGCGATGTACGGACACCCTTGGGTCGGTCCCGGCGTCAAAGCCTGGCAGTTCATCAGCGGGAATTCTAAGAATCCCATGGTCGACCTGGGCTGGAAGTCTGTTGGCGTTCTAGAGCTCACAGCGCTGCCAAGCATTGACGAAGACCGTTGGTTGCCTCTTGTCCGGGAGACTGACGTCCTGCTAGTGGCGGGAGGCGACGCCCTCTACCTGTACCACTGGATGAGGCAATCTGGTCTGGCAGACCTCTTGCCATCACTGGATGCAGTCTATGTGGGAATGAGCGCTGGGAGCATGGTGATGGCCCCTAATATCGGTGAAGAATTCGTAGGCTGGCGTCCGCCCACAGGGGGAGATAAAATACTGGACCTGGTGGATTTTGCGATGTTTCCTCACCTAGACCACGAGATGTTACCGGATAACACCTTGGCCAATGCAGAAAAGTGGGCCGCCGGCATCTCAGTGCCGGGGTACGCGATTGACGATCAGACGGCCATCAAAGTGACCGATGGGGCCGTTGAAGTTGTTTCCGAGGGTCAATGGAAGCTGTTCACCCCTTAA
- a CDS encoding helix-turn-helix domain-containing protein, giving the protein MQEARLAKGLLIQELSNRIGISPTALSKLENGQTKPN; this is encoded by the coding sequence ATCCAAGAAGCTCGGCTTGCAAAGGGATTGCTTATCCAAGAATTGTCCAACCGAATTGGAATCAGCCCTACTGCTTTAAGTAAGCTGGAGAACGGTCAAACCAAGCCCAACTAA
- a CDS encoding SRPBCC domain-containing protein — protein sequence MTNHISSPINHRMEDEGTTLVLERIFNAPRSLVFQTFSQEEHLKRWWSPMGWSMPVCNIDFRPGGVWHFCMKCMDENQEYYGQESWGKVVYQEIEEPERIVFIDSFSDAEGNIVEDFPTTQVTLTFIEQEGKTTLISRAQYASTEALKSVLDMGMLEGVTQTWDKLAALLEELQAK from the coding sequence ATGACAAACCACATTTCATCCCCAATAAACCATCGTATGGAAGACGAAGGAACAACGCTCGTTCTGGAGCGTATCTTTAACGCTCCCCGCTCTCTTGTATTTCAAACCTTCTCTCAGGAAGAGCACCTGAAGCGCTGGTGGTCACCGATGGGCTGGTCGATGCCGGTGTGCAACATCGACTTTCGTCCGGGCGGCGTGTGGCATTTCTGCATGAAGTGTATGGATGAAAATCAGGAATATTATGGGCAAGAGTCTTGGGGAAAAGTCGTCTATCAGGAAATCGAGGAGCCGGAACGGATCGTCTTTATCGATTCGTTCTCCGATGCGGAAGGCAATATTGTGGAGGATTTCCCCACGACACAAGTCACGTTAACATTCATCGAGCAAGAAGGGAAGACAACGTTAATCAGCCGTGCCCAATACGCGTCGACCGAAGCGTTGAAGTCGGTGCTGGATATGGGAATGCTTGAAGGTGTGACCCAAACTTGGGACAAACTAGCCGCCCTGTTGGAAGAGCTTCAAGCCAAGTGA
- a CDS encoding ArsR/SmtB family transcription factor: MKTATLKALAEPNRLQIVELLRSGPHTVGEITERLGLRQPQASKHLRILSDAEIVEVHAVANRRIYKLRHQAFQELDTWLDSFRRLWDEKLDRLDDYLQELQEKEVCREDK; encoded by the coding sequence GTGAAGACAGCCACGTTGAAAGCGCTCGCTGAACCTAACCGATTACAAATTGTTGAGCTCTTACGTAGCGGTCCCCACACAGTGGGTGAAATCACCGAACGACTGGGGCTCCGCCAACCACAAGCTTCCAAACATCTCCGTATACTTAGTGACGCCGAAATCGTCGAAGTACATGCAGTCGCTAATCGGCGAATCTACAAATTGCGGCATCAGGCATTCCAAGAGCTGGACACTTGGCTGGACTCTTTCCGCCGCCTCTGGGACGAAAAACTCGACCGCTTGGACGATTATTTGCAGGAACTGCAAGAAAAGGAGGTGTGCCGTGAAGATAAGTAG
- a CDS encoding M20/M25/M40 family metallo-hydrolase, producing the protein MKRKKTLVVSAVTSIAIASLLIGFSDSNTQAQPAKKEDPYELSPEVQQAYQQLNQHEAIQRGLAFIKDDHDQTIQDQITITEIPAPPFKEEERAKYYMSRLQELGLADVQQDEEGNVFGTIKGVGNGPTLYVSAHLDTVFPEGTDTKVKEKDGKLYAPGIGDDGRGLASLLSVVRAFKESGVQPVGDIILGGNVGEEGLGDLRGMKYFFSKHPEVDGFISMDGLGASEITYLATGSHRYEITYKGPGGHSFNSFGSPSATHAMGRAIADIADLKTPSDPKTTFTVGTVEGGTSVNAIAEEAKMLVDMRSNDEEELLKLEKKVLAIVKEAAQKENKRWNSDEMKVDIKQVGDRPAASQPKDATIIQSAWASTSSIEQEPKLKDPSSTDANYPMSLGIPSLTLGQGGKGGGAHTVDEWFDPTDAYLGPQRTYMTILGLVGVKDVFQPLLEKRQ; encoded by the coding sequence ATGAAAAGAAAAAAAACACTCGTCGTTAGTGCTGTCACTTCTATCGCCATTGCCAGTCTGTTAATCGGTTTCTCGGACAGCAACACCCAAGCTCAGCCAGCAAAGAAAGAAGATCCTTATGAACTCTCTCCTGAAGTCCAGCAAGCTTACCAACAGTTGAATCAGCATGAGGCTATTCAACGAGGACTTGCATTTATCAAAGACGATCATGATCAAACGATTCAAGATCAAATTACCATTACTGAAATTCCGGCTCCCCCATTTAAAGAAGAGGAACGGGCTAAATACTACATGAGTCGACTGCAAGAGCTCGGACTGGCAGATGTTCAACAGGATGAAGAAGGGAATGTCTTTGGTACGATTAAAGGAGTTGGGAATGGACCGACGCTGTATGTTTCCGCTCATCTGGACACCGTATTCCCAGAAGGAACAGATACGAAAGTGAAGGAAAAGGACGGAAAATTGTACGCTCCAGGAATCGGGGATGACGGACGTGGACTGGCCTCTCTTCTTTCGGTCGTTCGCGCATTCAAGGAATCGGGTGTACAACCCGTAGGGGACATCATCCTGGGTGGAAACGTCGGCGAAGAAGGACTGGGCGATTTACGTGGAATGAAGTACTTCTTCAGTAAGCATCCCGAAGTGGATGGTTTTATCTCCATGGATGGTCTGGGTGCCTCTGAAATTACTTATCTGGCAACGGGTAGCCATCGATATGAGATTACATACAAGGGACCGGGAGGACACAGCTTCAATAGCTTTGGTTCTCCGAGTGCCACTCATGCTATGGGGCGAGCCATTGCAGATATTGCCGATTTGAAAACGCCTTCTGATCCGAAGACCACCTTTACCGTCGGAACCGTAGAAGGAGGAACGTCGGTTAACGCTATTGCAGAGGAAGCGAAAATGCTCGTTGACATGCGTTCCAACGACGAAGAGGAACTCTTGAAGCTGGAGAAAAAAGTGTTGGCCATTGTGAAAGAAGCCGCTCAGAAGGAAAACAAGCGCTGGAATAGTGACGAGATGAAAGTCGATATCAAGCAGGTAGGGGATCGGCCAGCCGCTTCCCAGCCGAAGGACGCTACGATCATTCAGTCCGCTTGGGCATCCACCAGTTCCATTGAGCAGGAACCCAAATTAAAAGATCCCAGTAGCACCGATGCCAATTATCCGATGAGTTTGGGAATTCCTTCTCTCACTCTTGGTCAAGGTGGAAAAGGAGGAGGAGCTCATACCGTGGATGAATGGTTTGACCCCACCGATGCTTATCTTGGACCGCAACGGACGTACATGACCATTTTAGGCCTAGTCGGTGTGAAGGACGTTTTCCAGCCACTTCTTGAAAAACGGCAATGA
- a CDS encoding ABC transporter permease subunit has protein sequence MLNWVQELGRVYINEWMKLMRRRRLWITLLLGVIVLAGLSYISWSQYQNGLEYNSLEARERYLQQDKDRVADLQEQLKKGVPEEEENNIKQEIELAKESIASMEPALKEEQELVYGDWKKILTEQKEGLELSIKEMEEAGETDSYAQQALMLNQYHLDNNIRPLQHWEGSAFASTSDLLYFTSLVFLPMLVVILVADMVSGETTSGTIKLLLVRPVSRFTILLGKWLVAISATVVLTLAFCAILFGIQLLLFGGEGADQPQMVGVTYTFEQQMIEGTPQTVAIGHYDNASIIPQYEYILGSIGLLALAMMAVATLTFFTSTWFQSAMVSTGVAFGIVIVGNIITQMVSSGKWLFWLFSLYLHPALLWTGEMSRDLEFSFTLGAGLAVLAAWTIVGLLLSIIRFQRKDILQA, from the coding sequence ATGCTTAACTGGGTACAGGAATTGGGACGGGTATATATAAACGAATGGATGAAACTGATGCGACGCCGCCGTTTGTGGATAACGTTACTTTTGGGCGTAATTGTCCTCGCCGGATTATCCTATATTTCGTGGTCTCAATATCAAAATGGACTGGAATACAATAGCTTAGAGGCGAGAGAACGGTATTTGCAACAGGATAAGGATCGAGTGGCCGACTTACAGGAACAACTGAAGAAAGGTGTCCCGGAGGAAGAAGAAAATAACATCAAGCAAGAGATCGAATTGGCAAAAGAATCGATCGCCTCCATGGAACCCGCTTTAAAAGAGGAGCAGGAGCTGGTCTATGGCGATTGGAAAAAGATATTAACAGAGCAAAAAGAAGGATTGGAGCTTTCCATTAAAGAGATGGAGGAGGCGGGTGAGACCGACAGTTATGCCCAACAGGCGCTTATGCTCAATCAGTATCACTTGGACAACAATATTCGTCCGCTCCAACATTGGGAAGGGTCTGCTTTTGCCTCTACCTCCGATCTGCTCTATTTTACTTCGCTCGTCTTTTTACCGATGTTGGTCGTGATTTTGGTGGCGGATATGGTTTCCGGTGAAACAACCAGCGGCACGATCAAACTGTTGTTGGTTCGCCCAGTCTCCCGCTTTACCATCCTGCTGGGAAAATGGTTGGTGGCAATTTCAGCGACAGTCGTACTTACACTAGCTTTTTGTGCGATTCTTTTTGGAATTCAGTTACTGTTGTTTGGCGGTGAAGGAGCGGATCAACCACAAATGGTAGGTGTTACCTACACCTTTGAACAACAAATGATAGAGGGTACACCCCAAACCGTCGCCATCGGACACTATGACAACGCATCGATCATCCCTCAATATGAATACATCTTAGGAAGCATCGGATTGCTCGCCTTGGCAATGATGGCCGTGGCTACCCTTACCTTTTTCACTTCCACTTGGTTTCAATCAGCCATGGTCAGCACCGGTGTCGCATTCGGCATCGTCATCGTCGGCAACATTATCACCCAGATGGTCAGCAGTGGAAAATGGCTGTTTTGGCTCTTCTCTCTCTATCTTCACCCCGCATTGCTCTGGACGGGAGAGATGAGTCGAGATCTGGAATTCTCCTTCACACTGGGAGCAGGGTTAGCCGTTCTCGCCGCTTGGACCATTGTCGGTTTGCTGCTGTCGATTATCCGCTTTCAGCGGAAGGATATTTTGCAGGCATAA
- a CDS encoding ABC transporter ATP-binding protein — protein MTVLSLDGVSKRIGSRTLVQDIAMTVEPGEVYGFLGPNGAGKTTTIRMIVGLIKPTAGQIHICGHDIQKERREALRSVGTIVENPETYSYLSGRQNLLHYARLTGIPRKKIKPRIDEVAEIVGLSDRLDDLVKRYSLGMRQRLGVAQALLAQPRLLVLDEPTNGLDPAGIREFRQLIRNLAADGMSVFISSHMLSEIQQMCDRVAVLNQGKILTEKAVTELLDSEPRYRLCVSSLPLAQSILQSWGKEATEAGKNELLITIDHKEVPAMVRLLVESNVDIHGVAEDKSSLEEAFLAMTGEEGEAAIVAGKGEEKDA, from the coding sequence ATGACCGTTTTATCCCTCGATGGAGTCAGCAAACGAATCGGCTCCCGCACACTGGTGCAGGATATCGCCATGACGGTGGAACCCGGTGAAGTGTATGGCTTTCTCGGTCCCAACGGTGCCGGCAAAACCACCACCATCCGCATGATTGTGGGCTTAATCAAACCGACCGCCGGCCAGATCCACATCTGTGGCCACGATATCCAAAAAGAGCGCCGCGAAGCGCTCCGCTCCGTGGGGACGATTGTGGAGAATCCGGAGACTTACTCCTATTTGAGCGGACGGCAAAACCTTCTTCACTACGCTCGTCTCACCGGGATTCCTCGTAAAAAAATAAAACCACGCATCGATGAAGTAGCGGAAATCGTCGGGCTCTCTGATCGTCTCGATGATCTGGTGAAGCGCTATTCCCTCGGGATGCGGCAGCGCTTAGGGGTGGCGCAGGCATTGTTGGCTCAGCCCCGTTTGCTAGTGCTGGATGAGCCGACGAATGGCCTTGATCCTGCCGGTATCCGTGAATTTCGCCAATTGATCCGTAATCTGGCTGCTGACGGCATGTCCGTTTTTATTTCCAGTCATATGTTGAGTGAAATCCAGCAGATGTGTGATCGTGTCGCTGTTTTAAACCAAGGTAAAATCCTTACCGAAAAAGCGGTAACCGAACTGTTGGATTCCGAACCTCGCTACCGTCTGTGTGTCTCATCGCTCCCCCTAGCCCAATCTATCTTGCAAAGCTGGGGCAAGGAAGCAACCGAAGCAGGGAAAAATGAGCTGCTCATCACCATCGATCACAAAGAAGTACCCGCGATGGTGCGCCTCCTGGTGGAAAGCAATGTAGATATCCATGGGGTGGCAGAAGATAAAAGTTCCCTTGAAGAAGCGTTCCTGGCTATGACCGGTGAAGAAGGGGAGGCTGCAATCGTCGCAGGGAAAGGAGAAGAAAAAGATGCTTAA
- a CDS encoding ABC transporter permease, which translates to MLSVNSSKALWWKEWRQNRWWLLILSTILTWKPIGEVALKFLVNDPYPAEWKGVERSIAWSYEVLEVIVPSNYVKYSFLFNSPSLDLLLPVLLFGVWLVAQERTPDTYSFLSAAPFTRDQIITVKFLLGAGSVLAAMIFNLLFVLVMQLVLPAVYSSMDGLLWFAFVTPILLVTFAIGFFAATWTGHPIVAGIAALGLFFWPILLRKFAMSYFEVNYWVIKVLWEIERNISLDHALHWYRGSSGPWWKPPLFLVVTVILFFLSRWIFVRNPFENNGQPQLLIWGTTWQLGAILIPIAGGILAMIVYPIFFTRLHTTFPIFLAGVVLGLIAYRLWRNSSQAKET; encoded by the coding sequence ATGCTTTCCGTCAACTCGTCTAAAGCTTTGTGGTGGAAGGAGTGGCGTCAGAATCGGTGGTGGTTACTGATTCTATCGACTATATTGACATGGAAGCCCATTGGAGAGGTCGCCCTCAAATTTTTAGTCAATGATCCTTATCCCGCCGAATGGAAAGGGGTCGAGCGAAGTATCGCTTGGTCATATGAAGTGTTGGAAGTGATTGTACCTAGCAACTATGTCAAATACTCTTTTCTTTTTAATTCCCCCTCCCTTGACCTGTTGCTGCCTGTGCTTCTTTTTGGTGTCTGGTTGGTCGCTCAAGAGCGTACACCTGACACATACTCCTTTCTGTCTGCCGCCCCTTTTACCCGGGATCAAATCATAACCGTCAAGTTTCTGTTGGGTGCTGGATCGGTACTAGCGGCGATGATCTTCAATCTTCTTTTTGTCTTAGTGATGCAGTTGGTGTTACCAGCGGTCTATTCTTCTATGGATGGCTTGTTGTGGTTCGCTTTTGTTACACCGATACTGCTGGTGACATTTGCCATCGGTTTTTTTGCCGCCACCTGGACGGGACATCCGATTGTCGCTGGCATCGCGGCACTTGGGTTGTTCTTTTGGCCCATATTGCTTCGTAAATTCGCCATGTCATACTTTGAGGTAAATTATTGGGTGATTAAGGTACTGTGGGAGATTGAGCGCAATATCAGCCTTGATCATGCCCTCCATTGGTATCGAGGAAGCTCTGGTCCTTGGTGGAAACCCCCGCTCTTTCTCGTTGTAACAGTAATTCTCTTCTTTTTATCGCGTTGGATTTTTGTACGGAATCCCTTTGAAAACAATGGACAACCGCAACTATTGATATGGGGAACCACCTGGCAACTGGGTGCAATTTTGATCCCTATCGCAGGGGGGATTTTAGCGATGATCGTCTACCCAATTTTTTTCACTCGCCTGCATACAACCTTTCCGATATTTTTGGCCGGTGTTGTTCTCGGCTTGATCGCATACCGCTTGTGGCGAAACAGTTCTCAAGCCAAAGAAACGTAA